In Deltaproteobacteria bacterium, the following proteins share a genomic window:
- the flhF gene encoding flagellar biosynthesis protein FlhF — protein sequence MNIKKFVAETAQEALQMVKREMGPEAVILKTRTLRVKGGKKKIEVTAAIDYESGNLNDSPSETLRMEEFLERWKALEAQIREIKTAIVCGQAERHLPPEIYFNNMLRHRFMNYKSFGLNWQVIQELMNGGENRRLGADMSTSHILKDSLANVLSKIQTGTGRREGRGARIFSFIGPTGVGKTTTLAKLAALGAVKQGKKTALITLDTFRIAAVDQLQSYARIMGIPLEVAVSRPELQEAVHKHRDCDLIFIDTVGRSPNHGQAIEELRDILDIPEYIHGYLVLSATEQYGNLLHTDRSFAALPFKSYIFTKLDETQDTSPMINFLITRGKPVSYFTAGQQVPEDIEVATKRKLASLILASMRDSTGNYSYEVSRHGSSNWT from the coding sequence ATGAACATCAAGAAATTCGTTGCCGAAACAGCCCAGGAAGCCCTTCAAATGGTCAAGAGGGAGATGGGGCCCGAGGCGGTGATCCTGAAGACCCGGACCCTCAGGGTCAAAGGGGGTAAAAAGAAGATCGAGGTCACCGCGGCCATCGATTACGAATCCGGTAATTTAAACGATTCCCCGTCCGAGACCCTGAGAATGGAAGAATTCCTGGAGCGATGGAAGGCCCTGGAAGCCCAGATAAGGGAAATCAAGACCGCTATTGTCTGCGGTCAGGCGGAGAGGCATTTGCCCCCTGAGATCTACTTCAATAACATGTTGCGTCACCGGTTCATGAATTACAAGAGTTTCGGCCTTAATTGGCAGGTCATTCAGGAGCTTATGAACGGCGGAGAGAACCGGCGGTTGGGCGCCGACATGTCTACTTCCCATATTCTCAAGGATTCCCTTGCAAACGTGCTTTCCAAGATCCAGACCGGAACGGGAAGAAGAGAGGGGCGCGGGGCCCGGATCTTCTCTTTCATCGGGCCTACGGGGGTTGGAAAGACAACAACTCTGGCAAAACTCGCGGCCCTCGGCGCCGTGAAGCAGGGGAAAAAGACCGCTTTGATCACCCTGGACACCTTCCGGATCGCCGCCGTGGATCAGCTTCAGAGCTATGCCAGAATCATGGGGATCCCCCTGGAAGTAGCCGTGAGCAGACCGGAATTGCAGGAGGCCGTTCACAAGCACAGGGATTGCGACCTGATTTTCATCGATACGGTCGGCAGAAGCCCCAACCACGGACAGGCCATAGAGGAGTTGAGGGATATCCTGGATATACCCGAGTACATCCATGGTTATCTGGTGTTGAGCGCGACGGAGCAGTACGGGAACCTTCTTCACACGGACCGCAGTTTCGCGGCCCTTCCATTCAAGAGTTACATCTTTACGAAACTGGACGAGACCCAGGATACTTCCCCCATGATCAATTTTCTCATCACCCGCGGAAAACCCGTGTCCTACTTCACCGCGGGCCAGCAAGTGCCGGAGGATATCGAGGTTGCGACGAAGAGAAAGCTGGCGTCCCTTATTTTGGCCAGCATGCGGGATTCGACCGGGAATTACAGTTATGAGGTGAGCAGACATGGATCAAGCAACTGGACTTAG
- a CDS encoding MinD/ParA family protein, with product MDQATGLRGILKEGGKPYGSPDVSADVLQKDNSTKHTVRVISVTSGKGGVGKTNVVANLALALRKLGKRVLVLDADLGLANMDVLLGLNPRYTIHHVLKGEKRLEEVMIAVPSGFKLLPAASGIQELTDLDPSQRLFLLNEFDALQEHFDVFLIDTGAGISANVMYFNFAAMEKVVIVTNEPTSLTDAYALIKVLTNQYSQKRFKVLVNAARNRSEAERIYRHLSLVVDQFLGSPSLDYLGWIPFDKQVSVAVRQQQMVLQKYPNTPASKSIMELAERLMESEDGTDLEGDIKFFWQKLLGS from the coding sequence ATGGATCAAGCAACTGGACTTAGGGGTATTTTGAAAGAAGGCGGTAAGCCGTACGGAAGCCCCGACGTGTCCGCTGATGTTTTGCAGAAAGACAATTCAACAAAGCATACGGTAAGGGTTATATCGGTCACGAGCGGCAAAGGAGGGGTGGGAAAGACCAACGTTGTCGCCAACCTGGCCCTTGCACTGAGGAAACTGGGCAAGAGAGTCCTCGTGTTGGACGCTGACCTGGGCCTGGCCAATATGGACGTGTTGCTGGGTCTCAACCCGCGTTACACCATCCACCATGTTCTCAAGGGCGAGAAAAGGCTGGAAGAGGTCATGATCGCGGTGCCCAGCGGCTTCAAATTGCTTCCCGCGGCGTCCGGAATCCAGGAGCTTACGGACCTTGATCCGAGCCAGCGGCTGTTTCTGTTGAACGAATTCGACGCGCTCCAGGAGCACTTCGACGTTTTTCTGATCGATACCGGCGCAGGTATATCGGCCAACGTCATGTACTTCAATTTTGCCGCCATGGAGAAGGTGGTGATCGTCACCAATGAGCCTACGTCCCTCACGGACGCATATGCCCTTATCAAGGTCCTTACCAACCAGTACTCTCAGAAGCGGTTCAAAGTGCTCGTAAACGCTGCGAGGAACCGCAGCGAAGCAGAACGGATTTACAGGCACCTGAGCTTGGTGGTGGATCAGTTCCTGGGATCCCCCTCCCTGGACTACTTGGGATGGATTCCGTTTGACAAGCAGGTATCGGTGGCCGTCAGACAACAACAAATGGTGCTTCAAAAGTATCCCAATACCCCCGCCAGCAAGAGTATCATGGAATTGGCTGAAAGGCTGATGGAATCCGAGGACGGAACTGATTTGGAGGGGGATATTAAGTTTTTCTGGCAAAAACTCCTTGGTTCATGA
- a CDS encoding FliA/WhiG family RNA polymerase sigma factor, with the protein MSPYAASKLKKYHQITCSGQVCKDISERDKLILEYAPLVNTIANRMGLRLPPQVSKDDLLSAGIMGLLDAIEKFDAKKGVEFKSYAEFRIRGAMLDELRSMDWVPRSVRRNAKRLQEAYAKVEGEKMRPAEDEEVARELGIDLDAFYKMLEEVRGVAIISKDELGHYLPHDAEDSAWPMNQFRAGQGPLDSLKLSEIRDVIAKAIEKLPKNEKTVVALYYYEELTMKEIGKIMGYTESRVSQLHTKAVMRLRVSLKSYFEE; encoded by the coding sequence ATGTCTCCTTATGCAGCAAGTAAATTAAAAAAATACCACCAGATCACCTGTTCGGGGCAGGTGTGCAAGGATATTTCGGAACGGGATAAACTCATTCTCGAGTACGCGCCGCTGGTCAACACCATCGCAAACCGGATGGGACTCAGACTCCCCCCCCAGGTCAGTAAGGATGATCTGCTGAGCGCTGGAATAATGGGACTACTCGATGCCATAGAAAAATTCGACGCCAAGAAGGGGGTTGAGTTCAAGTCCTATGCTGAATTCAGGATTCGGGGGGCCATGCTGGACGAACTGCGCTCCATGGATTGGGTCCCACGCTCGGTCAGAAGAAACGCAAAGAGGCTCCAGGAGGCCTATGCCAAGGTAGAGGGCGAAAAGATGAGGCCGGCCGAGGACGAGGAGGTGGCCCGGGAACTCGGTATAGATCTGGATGCCTTTTACAAGATGCTGGAAGAAGTCCGGGGTGTGGCCATCATCAGCAAAGACGAGCTTGGTCACTATCTTCCCCATGATGCGGAGGATTCGGCCTGGCCCATGAATCAGTTCAGGGCCGGGCAAGGACCTCTCGATTCCCTTAAGCTTTCAGAGATCCGGGATGTTATCGCAAAGGCCATAGAAAAATTACCTAAGAACGAGAAGACGGTCGTAGCGCTTTATTACTATGAAGAGCTGACCATGAAAGAGATCGGCAAGATCATGGGGTACACGGAATCGAGGGTTTCCCAGCTTCACACCAAGGCGGTCATGAGGCTCAGGGTCAGCCTGAAATCCTACTTCGAGGAGTAA
- a CDS encoding flagellar hook-length control protein FliK: MFREITKANNLLSGFKSGKGHRGAPFRAGEIFTGRVIKGLRGGEFLVSARGNRFRAHARIALAEGRSYRFQVRCAGPRVELKVVTPGPDRPLNLLSGRISGGASRERLPALLREIVAARDWKGISPSLREGLLELNRLLASVIFKGSGNVGVSWFAEYLFRSGLFWEGKVARLLLEGRKIDRNKLLQGDLKGILLRLEKDLNVLEGWSKETKDLALKIREALRFIEQDQFLNLASIKEAGGWFLFLPIMGERDFHGGELLVKEPKGEDGIIRFHLSLEFSELGPMEVSVSILGGILDARILAADERRLKILQDNLSLLEKGLRKKGLQPGTLSCGIRGEEDAGRVSTEQTRGSTPGVDLSV, translated from the coding sequence ATGTTTCGGGAAATAACGAAAGCAAATAACCTGCTGAGTGGGTTCAAGTCCGGGAAAGGTCACAGGGGAGCGCCTTTCAGGGCCGGAGAGATATTTACGGGAAGGGTGATAAAAGGATTACGGGGAGGGGAATTTCTTGTGTCGGCCCGTGGGAACCGCTTCCGTGCCCACGCGCGCATCGCACTGGCCGAAGGGAGGAGTTACAGGTTCCAGGTAAGGTGCGCTGGACCCAGGGTCGAGTTGAAGGTGGTGACCCCTGGACCTGACAGGCCCTTAAACCTCCTATCGGGAAGAATAAGTGGCGGGGCTAGCCGGGAAAGACTGCCTGCTCTCCTCAGGGAGATCGTTGCGGCCCGGGACTGGAAGGGCATCTCGCCTTCCCTTAGGGAAGGTCTGCTGGAATTGAACCGCCTCTTAGCTTCCGTGATCTTCAAAGGATCCGGGAACGTCGGGGTTTCGTGGTTTGCGGAGTACCTTTTCAGGAGCGGGCTTTTTTGGGAGGGAAAGGTGGCCCGCCTACTCCTGGAGGGCCGGAAGATTGATCGAAACAAGTTGCTTCAAGGTGACCTGAAGGGCATTCTTCTGCGCCTGGAAAAGGATCTGAACGTGCTCGAGGGATGGAGCAAAGAGACAAAAGATCTTGCCCTCAAAATAAGAGAGGCCTTGCGGTTCATAGAACAGGATCAGTTTTTGAATCTTGCCTCCATAAAGGAGGCGGGTGGATGGTTTCTCTTCCTTCCCATAATGGGGGAGCGGGACTTCCATGGGGGCGAGTTGCTCGTTAAGGAACCGAAAGGAGAGGATGGAATCATCCGGTTTCATCTTTCCCTTGAGTTCAGTGAATTGGGTCCCATGGAAGTTTCGGTCTCGATCCTGGGAGGCATCCTGGACGCCCGGATCCTGGCAGCGGACGAGCGACGCCTTAAGATCCTCCAGGATAACCTTTCATTGCTGGAAAAGGGCCTGAGGAAAAAGGGATTGCAGCCGGGAACCCTGTCTTGCGGGATCCGGGGGGAAGAAGATGCGGGCAGGGTTTCAACGGAGCAGACTCGCGGGTCGACTCCGGGCGTGGACCTATCGGTATGA
- a CDS encoding EscU/YscU/HrcU family type III secretion system export apparatus switch protein, translating to MSRKERKKAVALKYDAVKDNAPKVTAKGGGLIAERIIELAGQAGIPIREDPDLVGALMELDLLDEIPPELYQAVAEILAFAYRLNRRMKEGG from the coding sequence ATGTCCCGGAAGGAGCGAAAGAAGGCCGTCGCCCTCAAGTATGATGCCGTTAAGGACAATGCTCCCAAGGTGACGGCCAAGGGCGGGGGACTCATTGCAGAACGTATCATTGAACTGGCCGGGCAGGCGGGGATTCCCATCCGGGAAGACCCGGATTTGGTGGGTGCCCTCATGGAATTGGATTTACTGGATGAGATTCCTCCCGAACTTTACCAGGCCGTGGCCGAGATCCTGGCCTTCGCCTATCGTCTCAACCGCAGGATGAAAGAGGGTGGCTAG
- the flgF gene encoding flagellar basal-body rod protein FlgF, giving the protein MLKGMLEAARGCVKEELRMDVISNNLANSTVIGFKKDVISFQDLLEQAGGGTGSIVSGEATIREALVRVKTDLSQGDLRFTNNPLDFAVFGEGFFKVMTPEGVRYTRKGDFRLDENRFLVTQQGYKVLGEGGPIEVPDGDFSVDGQGVIKLNGSEQGRIALARFEGPSALIKEGLGLYRKTDKAVELPPPPETQVRQGYLELSNVNVAKEMVNMIHCLRAFESYQKAIQVLDGINNRVINEVSRVR; this is encoded by the coding sequence ATGCTGAAAGGAATGCTTGAGGCGGCGAGGGGTTGTGTCAAGGAGGAGCTCAGGATGGATGTCATCTCCAATAACCTGGCAAACTCCACTGTGATCGGTTTCAAGAAAGATGTGATCTCCTTTCAGGATCTCCTGGAACAGGCCGGGGGGGGAACAGGGAGTATCGTATCCGGGGAAGCGACCATAAGGGAGGCCCTGGTCCGGGTCAAGACCGACCTGAGTCAGGGGGATCTTCGTTTTACAAATAATCCCCTGGATTTCGCTGTATTCGGTGAGGGCTTTTTCAAGGTCATGACGCCTGAAGGCGTTCGCTATACACGGAAGGGTGATTTCAGGCTGGATGAAAACCGCTTCCTGGTCACACAACAGGGATACAAGGTGCTGGGGGAAGGCGGACCTATCGAGGTCCCTGATGGGGATTTTTCCGTGGACGGGCAAGGAGTCATCAAGTTGAACGGATCCGAACAGGGCCGTATAGCCCTCGCCCGCTTCGAGGGTCCCTCCGCCCTGATAAAGGAAGGGTTGGGTCTGTACAGGAAGACCGATAAGGCCGTCGAGTTGCCTCCACCCCCTGAAACCCAGGTCAGACAGGGATACCTCGAACTTTCCAACGTCAACGTAGCCAAAGAGATGGTGAACATGATCCATTGCCTGCGGGCCTTCGAGAGTTACCAGAAGGCCATTCAGGTTCTGGATGGAATCAACAACCGGGTTATCAACGAAGTAAGCCGGGTCAGATAG